One Gemmatimonadaceae bacterium DNA window includes the following coding sequences:
- a CDS encoding glutamine--tRNA ligase/YqeY domain fusion protein, whose protein sequence is MTEPAASESASSPRRDFIRELVADDVATGRFGRGPATRFPPEPNGFLHMGHAKSICLNFGIAQEFGGTCNLRFDDTNPATEDVRYVESIQRDVQWLGFQWDGLYYASDYFEKLYEIAEDLVRRGKAYVDDQNEEQIRTNRGTVTSAGTPSPWRERSPEENLDLLRRMKAGEFPDGSRVLRAKIDMAHPNMIMRDPLLLRIRHAHHYRRGNDWCIYPLYDFAHGLSDAIEGITRSLCTLEFKDAREIYDWLVREAGFEHPPTQIEFARLELDYTVLSKRKLLRLVNDGHVKGWDDPRMPTIAGLRRRGVRPEAIRAFAEVIGVARKDARVEYATYEHAVRNDLNMEVPRRLCVLNPLKVVLTNYPEGQVEHLEAQDYPHDVPKTGSRTVPFTRELYVDRDDFMEDPPKKFYRLSPGREVRLRFGYLITCQEVVKNDAGEVVELRCTYDPETRSGNAPDGRKVQGTIHWVSASHAVSCEVRLYDRLFTQPDPDAVPEGQDFLSVLNPESLVVIPDAKIEPSVMADPVGSRYQFERVGYFYAEPEDSTAEKRVFNRVVGLRDSWAKEVKKG, encoded by the coding sequence GTGACTGAACCTGCTGCTTCCGAATCCGCTTCGTCGCCCCGCCGCGACTTTATCCGTGAGCTCGTTGCTGACGACGTCGCCACCGGCCGTTTCGGCCGCGGGCCGGCGACGCGTTTCCCGCCCGAGCCGAACGGCTTCCTGCACATGGGGCACGCGAAGTCGATCTGTCTGAACTTCGGCATCGCGCAGGAGTTCGGCGGCACCTGCAACCTGCGCTTCGACGATACGAACCCGGCCACGGAAGATGTGCGCTACGTGGAGTCGATCCAGCGCGACGTGCAGTGGCTCGGCTTCCAGTGGGACGGGCTCTACTACGCCTCGGATTATTTCGAGAAGCTGTACGAGATCGCCGAAGATCTCGTGCGGCGCGGCAAGGCGTACGTGGACGACCAGAACGAAGAGCAGATCCGCACCAATCGTGGCACGGTGACGAGTGCCGGGACGCCGAGCCCGTGGCGTGAGCGTTCGCCCGAGGAGAACCTCGACCTGCTGCGCCGCATGAAGGCGGGCGAGTTCCCCGACGGCTCGCGCGTGCTGCGCGCCAAGATCGACATGGCGCATCCGAACATGATCATGCGCGATCCGCTGCTGCTGCGCATTCGGCATGCGCATCACTATCGGCGCGGCAACGACTGGTGCATCTACCCGCTCTACGACTTCGCGCACGGGTTGAGCGACGCCATCGAAGGGATCACGCGCTCGCTCTGCACGCTGGAGTTCAAGGATGCGCGCGAGATCTACGACTGGCTCGTGCGCGAGGCCGGCTTCGAGCATCCGCCCACGCAGATCGAGTTCGCGCGGCTCGAGCTCGACTACACGGTGCTCTCCAAGCGCAAGTTGCTGCGCCTGGTGAACGACGGGCACGTGAAGGGGTGGGATGATCCGCGCATGCCCACGATCGCCGGCCTGCGTCGTCGCGGCGTGCGTCCCGAAGCGATCCGCGCCTTCGCTGAGGTGATTGGCGTGGCGCGCAAGGATGCGCGGGTGGAGTACGCCACGTACGAGCATGCGGTGCGCAACGACCTCAACATGGAAGTGCCGCGCCGGTTGTGCGTGCTCAACCCGCTCAAGGTCGTGCTCACGAACTACCCCGAGGGGCAGGTCGAGCATCTCGAGGCGCAGGACTATCCGCACGATGTGCCCAAGACGGGGTCGCGCACGGTGCCGTTCACGCGCGAGCTCTACGTGGACCGCGACGACTTCATGGAAGATCCGCCGAAGAAGTTTTATCGGCTGTCGCCGGGTCGTGAGGTGCGGTTGCGCTTCGGCTATCTCATCACCTGTCAGGAGGTCGTGAAGAACGACGCCGGCGAGGTGGTCGAGCTGCGCTGCACGTACGACCCCGAGACGCGCAGCGGCAACGCGCCCGATGGTCGCAAGGTGCAGGGCACGATCCACTGGGTGAGTGCATCGCACGCGGTCTCGTGCGAGGTGCGCTTGTACGACCGCCTGTTCACGCAGCCCGATCCGGATGCGGTGCCGGAGGGGCAGGACTTCCTGTCGGTGCTCAATCCCGAATCACTGGTGGTGATTCCCGATGCGAAGATCGAACCGAGTGTGATGGCCGATCCGGTCGGGTCGCGCTATCAGTTCGAGCGGGTGGGCTACTTCTATGCGGAGCCCGAGGACAGCACGGCGGAGAAGCGCGTGTTCAACCGCGTGGTTGGCCTGCGCGACTCCTGGGCGAAGGAAGTGAAGAAGGGCTGA
- a CDS encoding Uma2 family endonuclease has translation MPILQQDARGRRWSVEDVWAIPEDGHRYETVDGELLVSPAPRYGHQAVAMALYAALREWVRARGIGVVLVSPADIILDPYTLVQPDVFVLPPVGQDVMWGKAPAPAPLLAIEVLSPGTARNDKLRKRPRLQRAGIECWLVDPEAQLVERWLPEADRPEVCVTSVRWEPSGSPEGCAIPLAPIWAEAGLPPVE, from the coding sequence ATGCCGATCCTGCAGCAGGACGCCCGTGGGCGTCGCTGGTCCGTGGAGGACGTGTGGGCGATCCCGGAGGACGGGCATCGCTACGAGACGGTGGATGGGGAGCTGCTGGTGAGCCCCGCGCCGCGGTACGGGCATCAGGCCGTCGCGATGGCGCTGTACGCGGCGCTGCGCGAGTGGGTGCGCGCTCGTGGCATCGGCGTCGTGCTGGTCTCGCCGGCTGACATCATTCTCGATCCGTATACGCTGGTGCAGCCGGATGTGTTCGTATTGCCGCCGGTCGGCCAGGACGTGATGTGGGGGAAGGCGCCGGCGCCCGCGCCGCTCCTGGCGATCGAAGTGCTCTCGCCCGGCACGGCGCGCAACGACAAGCTCCGGAAACGCCCGCGGCTGCAGCGGGCCGGGATCGAGTGCTGGCTGGTCGACCCCGAGGCGCAGCTCGTGGAGCGGTGGCTCCCCGAGGCGGACCGGCCGGAAGTGTGCGTGACGTCGGTGCGCTGGGAGCCGTCTGGGTCCCCGGAAGGGTGTGCGATCCCGCTGGCGCCGATCTGGGCCGAGGCGGGGCTGCCCCCGGTGGAGTAG
- a CDS encoding DUF2335 domain-containing protein, with translation MNIKGHSGPIPSPDTLQEYEDRFPGLAKEIVTWTSAEQNNRLQQAAHEREMERITTDATIEDQRAGRSETKRGQWMLYSVLLVSLATAIYMAISGQEKMAALFMSPIIVQVLRLLFPPRSGAPTKL, from the coding sequence GTGAACATCAAGGGCCACTCGGGGCCTATTCCTTCTCCCGATACACTTCAGGAATACGAGGATAGGTTCCCCGGTCTCGCAAAAGAGATCGTTACGTGGACCTCGGCTGAGCAGAACAATCGGTTGCAGCAAGCCGCTCACGAGCGCGAAATGGAGCGGATCACCACCGACGCTACCATCGAGGATCAGCGTGCTGGCCGAAGCGAGACCAAACGAGGACAGTGGATGCTTTACTCTGTTCTCCTTGTCTCGCTGGCAACCGCCATCTATATGGCGATCTCGGGACAGGAGAAGATGGCTGCGCTCTTCATGAGTCCAATCATCGTGCAGGTGCTTCGGCTGCTATTCCCGCCGAGATCCGGCGCGCCAACGAAGCTCTAG
- a CDS encoding DUF4055 domain-containing protein: protein MTAWLTPGLDATPEDSPEVRHPETLRFLEDRKACRDLYTGSRAIHEDLVTYLPRHEAERPVDHARRGRFTEVYNGFGRTVSAITALVFQRPPGLGADIPREIREHYEALGTNGAHGDVFLRDAFLDGLVTGYGGFLVEYPRVPEHLDGGRLTLKDVRDRRLRPTWSFVPAEDIRAWRTEPRGAEQVLTLLVLTETQTVPSGRFGVRREQRYRVYRHELASNRITVELWAERDGAGSRLQIIEEETELRGPSRIPFVGFQLGLPAGRFVARPALLDLADVNLAHYRVNADRRWLMHLCCVPVPWAKGLITPEGAENPSVQIGPNVLLQLNESGAFGWAEPAGTAFVPTAEELQRLEQRMATLGLAFIQRDTRAAETAEARRLDTASQNSTLADAARRFEDAVEAGLAIHAEWCGLAIRKSATESGGSFSLNRDFEATVIPEATLSLLAGMQERGQLTLDTLWQLMERGQLLPAGFDADREKARIALERDAA, encoded by the coding sequence ATGACCGCGTGGCTCACGCCCGGTCTCGACGCCACCCCGGAAGACTCTCCGGAAGTTCGCCATCCCGAAACGCTGCGGTTCCTCGAAGACCGCAAAGCCTGCCGGGATCTCTACACTGGCTCTCGTGCGATCCACGAGGACCTCGTCACCTACCTCCCTCGTCATGAGGCTGAACGCCCCGTCGATCACGCGCGGCGGGGACGCTTTACCGAGGTCTACAACGGCTTTGGCCGCACGGTTTCGGCTATCACAGCACTCGTCTTCCAGCGGCCTCCTGGCCTAGGCGCTGACATTCCACGCGAGATCCGCGAGCACTATGAGGCGCTTGGGACGAACGGTGCTCACGGAGACGTCTTTCTTCGGGATGCCTTTCTCGATGGCCTTGTCACGGGCTACGGCGGCTTCTTGGTTGAGTACCCCCGCGTACCTGAGCATCTCGATGGGGGACGCCTCACCCTGAAGGACGTACGGGATCGCCGACTCCGCCCGACGTGGTCATTCGTCCCAGCCGAGGACATTCGGGCATGGCGCACCGAGCCGAGGGGGGCCGAGCAAGTCCTCACCCTGCTCGTGCTCACCGAGACGCAAACGGTCCCGTCTGGCCGGTTCGGTGTCCGGCGAGAGCAGCGTTATCGGGTCTATCGCCATGAGTTGGCGTCCAATCGGATCACCGTCGAACTCTGGGCCGAACGTGACGGCGCGGGCTCCCGGCTGCAGATCATCGAGGAGGAGACTGAGCTTCGCGGTCCCTCCCGCATCCCGTTCGTCGGCTTTCAGCTCGGGTTGCCCGCTGGACGCTTCGTCGCCCGTCCGGCGCTGCTGGATCTCGCCGACGTCAACCTCGCGCACTATCGCGTCAACGCGGATCGCCGATGGCTCATGCACCTCTGCTGCGTCCCGGTACCTTGGGCGAAGGGACTGATCACCCCCGAGGGGGCGGAGAACCCGTCCGTCCAGATCGGCCCGAACGTGCTGCTGCAGTTGAACGAGTCCGGCGCCTTTGGCTGGGCGGAGCCTGCAGGGACCGCTTTCGTCCCGACGGCGGAAGAGCTGCAGCGGTTAGAGCAGCGGATGGCGACCCTCGGCTTGGCGTTCATTCAGCGAGATACGCGAGCCGCCGAAACCGCCGAGGCCCGTCGACTCGACACCGCGTCGCAGAACTCCACGCTCGCCGATGCCGCGCGACGATTCGAGGATGCCGTCGAGGCGGGACTCGCCATTCACGCCGAATGGTGCGGGCTCGCGATTAGGAAGAGCGCTACGGAAAGCGGCGGGTCGTTCTCGCTCAATCGGGACTTCGAGGCGACGGTCATTCCGGAGGCGACGCTATCTCTGCTGGCAGGTATGCAGGAACGGGGGCAGCTCACCCTCGATACGCTTTGGCAGCTCATGGAGCGTGGTCAGCTCCTCCCAGCCGGTTTCGACGCCGACCGCGAGAAGGCCAGGATCGCGCTGGAGCGCGATGCCGCCTAG